A stretch of the Mesorhizobium huakuii genome encodes the following:
- a CDS encoding GNAT family N-acetyltransferase, protein MPPEKVALYDFRPVTEKDLPMIAGWLAEPHVAEWWNDPETETAEIRDHIDSISVEPLIVELDGKPIAYLQSYDPHLEDDHPYADQPFGTLGIDLSIGRPELVGIGHGSAIVRQFVEDLFEEGVPRVIIDPDPANLRAIRAYEKAGFQAIDRRQSVYGDVVLMAIDADDDDEGE, encoded by the coding sequence ATGCCGCCTGAGAAGGTGGCGCTCTATGATTTTCGGCCGGTCACAGAAAAAGACCTGCCGATGATCGCCGGCTGGCTCGCCGAGCCGCATGTCGCCGAGTGGTGGAACGATCCGGAGACGGAGACCGCCGAGATTCGCGATCATATCGACTCGATTTCGGTCGAGCCGCTGATCGTCGAACTCGACGGCAAGCCGATCGCCTATCTGCAGAGCTACGACCCGCATCTGGAAGACGACCATCCCTATGCCGACCAGCCGTTCGGCACGCTCGGCATCGATTTGTCGATCGGCCGGCCGGAGCTGGTCGGCATCGGCCATGGCTCGGCGATTGTGCGCCAGTTCGTCGAGGATCTGTTCGAGGAAGGTGTGCCCCGCGTCATCATCGACCCCGATCCGGCCAATCTCAGGGCCATCCGCGCCTATGAAAAAGCCGGATTCCAGGCCATAGACCGCAGGCAATCGGTCTATGGCGACGTCGTGCTGAT
- the hslV gene encoding ATP-dependent protease subunit HslV, with protein sequence MSDNLTMHATTIVTVRKGNKVVIAGDGQVSLGQTIMKGNARKVRRIGKGGNVIAGFAGATADAFTLLERLEAKLEQYPDQLTRACVELAKDWRTDRYLRRLEAMMLVADKSVSLALTGTGDVLEPEHGVMAIGSGGNYALAAARALMDTDKDAEEIARKAMQIASDICVYTNNNFIVETLDAA encoded by the coding sequence ATGTCTGATAATCTGACCATGCACGCCACGACCATCGTGACGGTGCGCAAGGGCAACAAGGTGGTGATCGCCGGCGACGGCCAGGTCAGCCTTGGCCAGACCATCATGAAGGGCAATGCCCGCAAGGTCCGCCGCATCGGCAAGGGCGGCAATGTGATCGCCGGTTTCGCCGGCGCCACCGCCGACGCCTTCACGCTGCTGGAACGGCTGGAAGCCAAGCTCGAACAATATCCCGACCAGCTGACGCGCGCCTGCGTCGAACTCGCCAAGGACTGGCGCACCGACCGCTACCTGCGACGGCTGGAGGCGATGATGCTGGTGGCCGACAAATCGGTCTCGCTGGCGCTGACAGGCACCGGCGACGTGCTCGAACCCGAACATGGCGTCATGGCCATCGGTTCGGGCGGCAATTACGCGCTGGCCGCGGCGCGGGCGCTGATGGACACCGACAAGGATGCCGAGGAGATCGCCCGCAAGGCGATGCAGATCGCCTCCGACATCTGCGTCTACACCAACAACAATTTTATTGTCGAAACGCTCGATGCCGCCTGA